One Phocaeicola dorei genomic region harbors:
- a CDS encoding cell division protein ZapA: MDDMMKIHLLIDNERYPMTIRREDEQLYRDAAKQIDNKLNKYRSYYPDFSPARHWAMAALELAFENISMKDRNDTAPYQEKLQELTKELEKQISNRE, from the coding sequence ATGGACGATATGATGAAGATACATCTACTGATTGACAACGAACGATACCCGATGACCATTCGTCGTGAAGATGAACAGTTATACAGGGACGCTGCCAAACAGATTGACAATAAACTAAACAAATACCGTAGTTATTACCCCGATTTCAGCCCCGCAAGGCATTGGGCAATGGCTGCACTGGAGTTGGCTTTCGAAAATATTTCTATGAAAGACAGGAATGATACTGCGCCTTATCAGGAAAAATTACAGGAGCTAACCAAAGAACTTGAAAAACAGATCAGTAACAGAGAGTAA
- a CDS encoding YbaN family protein: MKILYTIVGTTSLILGIIGIFLPLLPTTPFLLLTAAMYFRSSPRLYYWLIQQKYLGSYIRNFREHKAIPLHAKIVSVSLIWITLSYCAIWILPYIWARILFLIIAISTTWHIVSYKTLKQ, translated from the coding sequence ATGAAAATACTATATACCATTGTAGGAACGACCTCACTCATATTAGGCATTATCGGCATATTTCTTCCTTTACTGCCTACCACCCCCTTTTTATTACTGACAGCTGCCATGTATTTCCGCAGTTCACCACGCTTGTATTATTGGCTCATCCAACAAAAATATTTAGGAAGCTACATCCGCAATTTCCGCGAGCATAAAGCAATACCTTTACATGCCAAGATCGTTTCCGTATCATTAATATGGATTACCCTAAGCTATTGCGCCATCTGGATACTACCCTACATTTGGGCAAGAATCCTGTTCCTGATTATTGCAATCAGTACCACCTGGCACATAGTATCCTATAAAACATTAAAACAGTAA
- the queD gene encoding 6-carboxytetrahydropterin synthase QueD, translating to MYTVIKRMEISASHSLKLSYRSKCENLHGHNWIITVYCRSEVLNEDGMVVDFTHIKETVMGRLDHRNLNEVVSFNPTAENIARWVCEQIPTCFKVEVRESEGNTVIYEKD from the coding sequence ATGTATACAGTAATTAAACGAATGGAAATTTCAGCTTCCCATAGCTTGAAGCTGTCGTATAGAAGTAAATGTGAGAATTTGCACGGTCACAATTGGATTATTACCGTTTATTGTCGTTCCGAGGTTTTGAACGAGGATGGTATGGTGGTGGATTTCACGCATATCAAGGAAACGGTGATGGGGCGTTTGGATCACCGGAATTTGAATGAGGTTGTTTCTTTTAATCCTACAGCTGAAAATATTGCACGCTGGGTATGTGAGCAAATTCCCACTTGTTTCAAGGTTGAAGTTCGCGAGTCAGAAGGAAATACCGTTATCTATGAGAAGGATTAA
- a CDS encoding 7-carboxy-7-deazaguanine synthase QueE has translation MRRINEIFYSLQGEGYHTGIPAVFVRFSGCNLRCPFCDTQHEEGTLMSDEDIAMEVAKYSTQVVILTGGEPGLWIDEKLVDALHHEGKYVCIETNGTCLLPENIDWVTCSPKEGAKINLDRIDEVKVVYVGQDVSAYLDLSASHYFLQPCSCANTEEVIAYILQHPEWRLSLQTHKLLQIP, from the coding sequence ATGAGAAGGATTAATGAAATATTTTACAGCTTACAGGGGGAGGGGTATCATACTGGAATACCTGCCGTTTTTGTACGTTTTTCCGGATGCAATTTGAGATGTCCTTTTTGCGATACTCAGCATGAAGAGGGGACATTGATGAGTGATGAGGATATTGCAATGGAAGTGGCAAAATATTCGACTCAAGTAGTAATACTGACTGGTGGTGAGCCAGGATTGTGGATTGATGAAAAATTAGTTGATGCATTGCATCATGAAGGGAAGTATGTTTGTATTGAGACAAACGGCACTTGTCTGCTGCCTGAAAATATAGATTGGGTTACTTGTTCCCCTAAAGAAGGGGCGAAAATAAATCTAGATCGTATAGATGAGGTGAAAGTGGTTTATGTGGGACAAGATGTTTCTGCTTATTTGGATTTGTCTGCCAGTCATTATTTTTTGCAGCCTTGTTCTTGTGCTAATACAGAAGAAGTGATTGCTTACATTTTGCAACATCCAGAGTGGCGGTTGAGCCTACAAACTCATAAACTTTTGCAAATTCCTTAA
- a CDS encoding uracil-DNA glycosylase family protein, with amino-acid sequence MKSLLNIEEHPLEPFLPANAKLLMLGSFPPQKKRWSMEFFYPNLQNDMWRIFGIIFFQNKEHFLNPDKKVFDKERIIDLLNKKGIALYDTASAVRRLQDNASDKFLEVVEQTDISLLLKQIPMCKAIVTTGQKATDIIREQIKVKEPVVGTSEPFEFEDRIMRLYRMPSSSRAYPLPIEKKSAIYRVMFNELGLLNE; translated from the coding sequence ATGAAATCCTTATTAAATATAGAAGAACATCCATTAGAGCCTTTTTTACCGGCTAACGCCAAACTGCTGATGTTAGGTAGTTTTCCCCCACAAAAGAAACGATGGAGCATGGAATTCTTTTATCCCAATCTGCAAAATGATATGTGGCGTATTTTTGGAATAATATTTTTCCAAAACAAAGAGCACTTTCTGAATCCTGATAAAAAAGTGTTTGACAAGGAACGTATTATTGATCTCTTAAATAAAAAAGGTATCGCACTTTATGATACCGCTTCAGCTGTTCGCCGTTTACAGGACAATGCCTCAGACAAATTTCTGGAAGTTGTAGAACAGACAGATATCAGTTTGCTACTGAAGCAGATTCCAATGTGCAAGGCTATTGTAACCACAGGACAAAAAGCAACGGATATTATTCGTGAACAAATAAAGGTGAAAGAACCCGTTGTAGGAACCAGCGAACCTTTTGAATTCGAAGACCGGATAATGCGATTATACAGAATGCCTTCGTCCAGCCGTGCCTACCCGTTGCCCATTGAAAAAAAATCAGCAATATACCGGGTCATGTTCAATGAGTTAGGCCTATTAAACGAATAA